The following are from one region of the Magallana gigas chromosome 6, xbMagGiga1.1, whole genome shotgun sequence genome:
- the LOC105336890 gene encoding mitochondrial amidoxime reducing component 2, whose translation MLDEGGHVLLALTVASLARWLTSIWSSRVRRGQFVRVGKVSELNLYPVKSCQGILLESARAESAGLVSKGLHDRQWMLVRANGDFLSQRQYSKMALVRVSNHHDNIHLDAPGQPTLVLPKNPPVDQSRFMMTRVWGLKVLGMDCGDEAARWFHNFLQADGVRLVVSSGPMPKKDSSKMLKPWGNPAQPGDLALFSDCGGYLVMNDASLEDLNGRLQNKVTFKSFRPNIVVSGSQAFAEDCWEEIRIGETNPLYFRMLDPCTRCILTTVNPDTGERNKDRQPLETLKKFRCMPPYGDDPIFGVNAALDNNGTIQIGDPVYALLK comes from the exons ATGCTGGACGAGGGAGGACACGTTCTTTTGGCGCTGACGGTGGCGTCTCTGGCGCGATGGCTGACCTCTATCTGGTCGAGCCGGGTCAGGCGGGGACAGTTTGTGAGGGTGGGGAAAGTGTCTGAACTAAACCTTTACCCGGTGAAGTCTTGTCAGGGGATTCTTCTAGAGAGTGCTAGGGCAGAGAGCGCTGGATTGGTTTCAAAAGGATTACACGACAG ACAGTGGATGCTGGTGAGGGCAAATGGGGATTTCCTCAGTCAACGTCAATACTCCAAAATGGCCCTCGTCCGCGTGTCTAATCACCATGACAACATTCACCTAGacgccccgggacagcccactTTGGTTTTGCCGAAAAATCCACCTGTTGACCAGAGCAGGTTCATGATGACAAG AGTGTGGGGACTGAAGGTTTTGGGGATGGACTGCGGGGACGAGGCTGCACGCTGGTTCCACAACTTCCTGCAGGCGGATGGCGTAAGATTAGTCGTATCCTCCGGACCCATGCCGAAAAAGGATTCCTCTAAAATGTTAAAACCGTGGGGAAACCCCGCCCAGCCGGGAGATCTG GCACTGTTCTCCGACTGTGGTGGTTATCTGGTGATGAACGACGCCTCTCTGGAAGATCTTAATGGCCGTCTACAGAACAAGGTCACCTTCAAAAGTTTCAGACCAAACATTGTCGTGTCTGGGTCCCAAGCTTTTGCCGAG GACTGTTGGGAAGAAATACGAATTGGTGAAACAAACCCGCTGTATTTCCGAATGTTGGATCCTTGTACTAG GTGTATTCTAACAACAGTCAACCCTGACACAGGAGAAAGAAACAAAGACAGACAACCATTGGAAACCCTCAAAAA ATTCCGTTGCATGCCTCCATATGGGGATGACCCAATATTTGGAGTGAATGCTGCTCTGGATAATAATGGAACCATACAGATTGGGGATCCTGTATATGCTCTCCTGAAATGA